A region of Oryctolagus cuniculus chromosome 3, mOryCun1.1, whole genome shotgun sequence DNA encodes the following proteins:
- the LOC100351153 gene encoding LOW QUALITY PROTEIN: large ribosomal subunit protein mL63 (The sequence of the model RefSeq protein was modified relative to this genomic sequence to represent the inferred CDS: inserted 3 bases in 2 codons; deleted 2 bases in 1 codon): protein MFLTALLXRNRIPGRQWSGKHWRPPQVSVFAKHNMIRRLEIEAENHYWLSMPSMSAEQEYGQAAXRRAEAFEALKVARTSKFPPAPHRFVADQLDHLSVTKKWS from the exons ATGTTCCTCACCGCGCTGC CGCGCAATCGCATTCCGGGCCGGCAGTGGAGCGGGAAGCACTGGCGGCCACCGCAGGTGTCCGTGTTTGCGAAGCATAACATGATCCGTCGGCTGGAGATCGAGGCCGAGAACCACTACTGGCTGAGCATGCCCTCCATGAGCGCCGAGCAGGAGTACGGCCAAGCCGC GCGCAGGGCCGAGGCCTTCGAGGCCTTGAAGGTGGCCAGGACCTCCAAgttcccc cccgccccgcacAGGTTCGTTGCAGACCAGCTCGACCATCTCAGTGTCACCAAGAAGTGGTCCTAA